Sequence from the bacterium genome:
ATGGGCGGCGGCCGAGTGCCGGTGACCGTCATGCACGGCGGGAACCCGGTCAAGGGCGCGCTGGTCTGTCTCATGAAGGAAGATGAGTCCTACAGCCGCGGCTTGACAGACGGCGCGGGTCAGGTCTGGCTCGACGCAACGCCAAAGACCGCCGGCAATTTCACGCTGACCGTGACGGCTCACAACTACCTGCCGGTGGAGCAGGTCATTCCCTGCGCAGTTGGGCCTTGCGTGTCGTTCGCGGGCTGGGTGATTAACGATTCGCTGGGCAACCATGACGGCATCGTGAACAGGAGCGAGACGATTCTCCTGCCAGTCTGGCTGCGCAACAGCGGACAACAGGCCTCGGGCCCGATCACCATGACGCTCGCGTGCGACAATCCTCACGTTTCTATTGAAGACAGCACCGCAGAGACGGCGCCGCTGGCTGCGGGCGAGTCAGTGCTCGTGGCGAATGCCTTCCGGCTCACGGCCGCTCAGAACACCGGCAACGGCGAGGCGCTGATCTTCGACCTGTCGGTCAGCGACGGAGGGCAGTCGCTGATGTTCCATCCGGTAATTGTCGCGGGCGCGGCTGTACTTGGCCTTGACCGCTGGTGGCTGACGAGGCCGCCGCTCACGCCCGGGCACACTGGTGGCGTTGCGGTCAGGATAAGGAACGCAGGAGACGGTTACGGGCATCGGACATGGTGCAGGTTGTCGTCGCTGGACACCAACGTTTCGGTCCTCGTGGACAGCGTCAACTGCGGCGACGTGCCGCCCGACAGCTCTGGAATCAGCAAGGACAGTTTCACGGTCAGAGTCGCCGCGTCATGCCCGGCTGGCCACAGTGCGAAGATGCTGCTGCATCTGGCGTCGGATGACTTTCAGGGCGACGATACGCTGGAGCTGCTGGTGGGAGACTACGGGTTCTCCGACGACATGGAATCGGGCGGGTCGAAGTGGACTCACGGCGGAACCGGCGACCTCTGGCATCGCACAGCGTACCGGACCCACTCGGGCACGAACGCATGGTATTGCGCCAATGAAGCGTCGCGGCTGTACAACAACAACATGGACGCTTGGCTGACAACTGTCCCGTTCGCAGTTCCGCAGGGCTGCTCGCTCAGCTTCTGGCGCTGGTTCAGCACGCCGAACTACGGAGTCGACGGCATCCGCGTCATAGTGGTGCGCGGCGCGGTGGAAGAGACTCTTGATTTCATGGGAACCGGCGGTGCGCTCGGGGAAAGGCAAACCGCCAAGGACGCCAAGAACGCCAAGGGTGCGGACGCGACCGGGGTGCCGGACATGAGTCGGGTCTTGGAGTGCGGGAGCGAAGCTCCCGCTTTTCCGGGCCGAAGCACGCCTCGGCCAGACGAAAGCGGCAGCCATGCTGCCGCACTCCAAAGAAGCTCCGCTTCACGTAGGCGGTTCCAAGTCCGCACTGGATCACTAGACCACTTGATCACTGAATCACTCCTCAACGAAAGCAGTTGGGCCCAGGAGAAGTATGACCTGTCGTGGCTCGGGTTGGGTGAGACGATTCAGGTGAAGCTGGCTTTCGTGAGCGACCCGGACACGGTTGACGAGGGCTTCTACATTGACGATGTCCGCGTAACCGGCGGCGGCCCGCCCGCGGATGATCGTTCATCGTTTATCGTTCATCGTTCATCGTTCCGGGGGCTTGCAGTCTGGCCCAATCCGTTCCGTTCGGCTATGGAGATTCGCTACGGCGGCAGTGAGCTTCCACGCCTGAGCGTCTACGACGCGGCGGGCCGCATCGTGCGGCAATTGCCCTCGACACGCAGCGCGACTTGGGACGGCCGTGATGAGCGCGGCCGCCGCTTGCCCGCAGGCGCATACTTCATCGAAGCCCGAACCGCGAGCGAAAGGCGAATCGCCAAGGTCCTGATGGCCTACTGACCCGAGTGGCAGACCCGAGCGTCAGAACTTGACAGATGGCATGGGGGGGGGGTATAATTCTGTCAAGGGCGCGACGATGGATGGTCGACTTCCGTGGCGGAGATTGCGTGGCCCCGACCGTTCTGCGTGGTGGTTTTCGCGGGTGGACCAAGGGCTTCCGTGGGTGCGGAAAGCCGACAAGCCGTTGACGTGCTCCAAAGACAAAGGGAGGACCATGAAAATGGTCACTAGGGTCGTGTTAGTGGTCGCGCTGGCCTGCTTTGCCGTGCCGGCATCTCTGATGGGGAGTGCCACGTACCTTTTCATCAGCGAGAATCCAGACTTCAGCGACGCGGTCGTGGACACGAGCCAGAATCCGGTCTGGAAGGCTGCGATTACCGAAATCGAGTCTGACTCAGAAGTCAGTGCGCCCGACGGTTATGAGCAGACCGACAGTGCCTACATTCACAGTCTGGGACTGCTCACCCCATCAGAAATCGATCTCCTGACGACCGACGTACACAGAGACTGGCATAGTGAGTGCTCGCGCAATCGAAAGTGGAATTCCCAGATCACGACGAGCTACACGGGAAACAACAATCAATACAAGCTCGTGCAGGTCTTGTCCGGAACATATCGCTGCTATATTCCCGGTCCCGTCGCCGTTAGGTGTACAACGTGGAAAGCCTCTTGGGGGCAGGGAGGCCCAGGCTCGTATGTACCGGTCTGGTACCCGGACTGGGCTCACGGGTCGTGGTGGAAAGTGGAGTTGTCGAATTCGTGGCAGTACGGGAACGGCTCCACTTTCGCCTGGATACAAAACGGACGTCATACGTGGGATAGCCCGGATACTCTGCGTACCTCAGTGGGTACACATTGGTAGCATCCGGCCTTTCGCTTACGATGACAGAGTGGCACCGACGCGCAGAGGGGCTGCCTCGCAGCCGCCCCTCTACAAGGGCGGATCTCATAAGCCGCAATTCAGCGTTCGTTCTAGCAGTGCTGGTCGCATTTCTTCTGCCATCACACTCCCAAAGCTCCCCAATCATGTTCCAGCGTACCTACGGCGGCTCTGCCGATGACATATGCTCGCAAGCGGTGCAAACGGCCGATGGAGGCTACATCATGGTTGGGATGACGGAGTCGTTTGGCGCGGGCAACGACAAATGCTATGTTATCAAGACGGATCCGCGCGGGGACACGCTGTGGACCAGGGTCTTCGGCGGCCCGTATCTCGACGACGGCAATTCGATTAGTCAGACGACCGACGGCGGATACATCATGGTGGGCGATACCGGCACCGGCATGGGCAGCAGCGACGTCTGGCTCATGAGGACCGACGCCAATGGCGGCATACTTTGGACTCGTGTCTACGCGGTCGGCTATGCGGCCTCGGTCGAGCAGACAGCCGATGGCGGCTATGTTGCGGCTGGACGCACCGCACCCTTCGGCACCAGTGGCGATGTCCTGCTGATCAAGACCGATGACAAGGGCGAGACCCTCTGGACAAGGGCATACGGCGGAGGAGGCGACGACGACGGTAAGTGCGTTCAACAGACCACCGACGGTGGTTATGTCGTCGCCGGTACGACGACGTCCTTCGGCGCGGGCGAGCATTGCGTCTGGCTCATCAAGACCGATTCCATGGGCGACACGCTGTGGACCCGAACCTTTGGCGAGGATTCGTTGGACTTTGGTGGCTCGGTTCAGCAGACTGACGACGGCGGCTATTTCCTGGCCGGCTACAAATGGCCTTGGTCGTCGGACTCGGCATCCTTCTACCTCGTAAAGACGAATTCTGTTGGTGATACGCTCTGGACAAAGACAATCGGTGGGCCGGGGGGCTTCGCGGAAGGCATGTGTGGTCGACGGGTAGAGGACGGCGGCTACATCGTCGTTGGAGCCTGCGGAACCGGCCTTCCCGACGTTTATTTGGTAAGGACTGACGCCAATGGCGACACTCTCTGGACGAGGACCTTTGGCGGCCCCGACTTCGACGATGGTTATTCTGTTCAGCAGACTTCCGACCAAGGCTACATCATTGGCGGACAGACATACTCGCTCGGGGCCGGCCGCTCTGACTTCTACCTCGTTAAGACCGATGAGAATGGGAACTTGGCGGTCGCTGAACCGAAGGCCAGCCCGCCTCTCAGGCCGGTCCTCTCCGTCACTTGCGAGCCGAACCCGTTCCGATCATCGACCGTGTTGCACTTGACCGCTGGACCACTTGACCACTCCGTCACTCAGCTCCGCGTCCACGACGTGCAGGGGCGACTGGTGCGAACGTTGACCGTGAATCGCAGCCCACAGGTGGTCTGGGATGGACGAGACAACTCCGGCAGGACGCTGCCGTCGGGGACTTATCTGGTTTGTTGCACCGTTGCCGGCAAGTCCGCCGCGGCGCGCGTCATTCTGCAACGCTGACAGCCAAGACCTGCTAATCATGCCGAGTGCTGATTGCTTACGCAGGAATAACTTCCGCAGGAGCCTTGACAAGACCCCCCTGGGGGGTAGAATGCTCGGGGCGCGGTAGTGGGAGGTAGACTCCCACTGCAGAGATGGCGTGGTCCAAACTCTCTCTGCGCTCCGACAGCAGGGCTGGACCAAGGGCTTCCGCGGGACAGGGAGCCACTAATCCACTGCCGCGCTCCACAGACGAATAGGGAGGAAGTCATGCGAAGCATGACATGGTTCGTGGCCGCAGCAGTGTTACTACTGCTGCTGGCGGGAAGCGTAACGCCGACTTTGGCAGAGACTTGGTATTACGCCCACAAGGGTGGCGAGTTGGTCGGTGCGCCACCCGGCTCGGCTTATTACCTGGGCGGGGTCATCGTGATTTCAGGGGGTGACTCCTTGGTTTCTGCGCCAGACGGATACACAAGGGTCACGCTGGATGAGTTGCGCGCGATGGGCCTTGCTGCCCCTGTCGAGGACTCCGGATACGAAATAGATACAAGTCCGGGGGGGCCGGAGGATGGGGAAGAGTCGTGCTGGCAATACCCCGACTACTTTCAGACGATGTGGGATGGGGGCGAGCCCACGGTCTATGCATCTTCCGGCAGCACGAGGATAAGTCTCCCTGCTCAGGCGTCCGGTTCCGTGCCGGCGTCGCTGCGCATCTATGACGTGCAGGGACGGCTCGTGAGAACGCTCGGCGTGAGTCGTAAGTCACAAGCCATCTGGGACGGAAGAGACCGTGGAGGCAGATTGCTGCCGTCAGGGACGTATCTGGTTCGCTGCGACGCTGCGGGAACACACGCAACTACGCGTCTCATCTTGTCGCGGTAGCGGTCGGATACGGTCGAAGTCAGAGTCTAGAAGCTAGAGTGCAGAAAACAGAGCCTTTGGTTGCTCTAGCTTCTCGCATCTAGACTCTAGCTGCTCACTTCGCTTGGTTCCTCGATGCAATCGTTCGCTTGACACGGGCGGATTTCAGCCCGATGATAAGATATGAAACAGGCTATTAGAATTGTCCTTCTTTGCTCGGTATCTCTTGTTTTCGCCAGCGGGCCGGGCGCGACGGTCAAGCCCGAGCCTGTCCACGCCGGTGCATGCACTCGTCTGGCGGTGCGCGGTCACCTGCCGCCGACGCCGGCACCCACGACTAAACTCCAGCCGCTGCCTGCCGTTACGGGCTGGACGCTGGTCGATTCGATGGTTCTGCACGAGATGATTCCGGCCGGCGACCGGTTGGCGGTCGTGTTCGACAGTGCGACCGGGTCCCTGCGCGATACGCTCTTGCCTGACTTCCTGACCGACTCGTCCAAGATGGCAGTGGCGATCGCTCCGGACTGGCTCAAGGATGACCTGGCCGACAACCTGCGCCGGCTGGGCTCAACCCAGAACCGCATGGCCGCCGTTATCCTCAACTGCCCGGACAAGCGCTACTACGATGAAATCTGCTTCGAGGTCGCGCACCTGTCACCGGTGACGCTGAACGCGGTTGACCCGCAGCTCCTGGTCGACAATGTGCAACAGATGTATGAAATCGCCCCTTACCTGAACTACGTGCAGATTGTCGACTACGGCGACCCGATGCAGGGCGGTAACTACTATTCGACGACGAAGTACCGCGTGCGCGTGCAGAATGAGACGACCTGGGTCGAGATTCCGCGCGACATCTACTATTGGTGGGTAATGATGCCCAAGGGCACGGACGAGCAGCCTTCGTACGTCGACGGCTACTTCTGGCGTCAGTACTTCTTCTTCTGCAATGATTCGGGATACCCGCTGCTGGAGTCCGCGCTGGCACCCACGACCATCCTCTGGGACGGACAGAAGCACTCGTGGGGCGGCGGGTTCGAGGATACGATGCAGGCCGTCGCGGTCGTCGGGCGCTGGGCCGCGCTGACCATGCCGAACGGAGCTTCCGGCGACCGGCCGATACAGCCGGTCACCATCGCCCACGAGCACAACGGGAACTGCGGTGAGATGCAGGACCTGGTGCAGGCGGCGGCACGCACCGCGCTCATTCCCTGCGGCGGCGTGAACGACATCAACGAGGACCACGTCTGGGACGAGATATGGTGGAACAACCTGTTCATACCGTACGCGAATGACCCGACCACCCACATCGCCGATTCGGGCTGCGCATACGAGAAGAAGTACGGCGGCAGTAAGAACTGCTCGGCAATCTGGGACTGGCGCAACGACGGCTGGCAGCGTGACCAAATCGGCACCTACAGCGACGTCTGCACCCTGACGGTACAGGTCTATGATTTGACCATGAGGCCGGTGGATGGCGAGCTGGTCGAGCTCTCAAGCGAGGACTGGTACGGCGGCATGGCCACCTGCTTCTACGGTGTCACTGACGCGAACGGCCGCTACACGACTCCGCTCGGCGACGCCCAGAACTACTACCTGACGCTCAGTGGTCCGCTCGACTACATATCGGCCGGCAAGATAATCGACTCGGCTTCCGCGGCGCCGGGCAGCAGCTTCTTCTATTGCTGTACGCTCGCGGCCAGTCTGGACTCGCTGACTATCCTGCCGGACAGCGGCACGGCGCTCGACCAGTATCGAATTGACGTTAGTTACGCGGCCGGGCACGAGGCGCTCTACGGCCAGGACTGCTACAATTCCAACGGTTCGAATGTGTACGCCCTGACGAGCGCACCGGGGCGGGTCGACTTCTTCCTTACCGACCGCGACCAGTTCCAGCAATACCTCTCCGGCCAGCAGTTCCGCGCTTTCGTCAACGACGAGAACACGGCCGCGGCCAACCACAGCTTCGTCCTGACCAGTCTCGGTAATCATTACGCGGTCTTCTCCAACGAAGAACAGGAAGACGTCACCGCCTTCACCGACGCAACGGTGCGGCTGTACAAGAGAAGCGCGGGAATCGCCGGGCCCGGTGCCGGCGCCGAGCAATGGGCGGCCGTCGGTCCGAGCCCGTTTCGGGGCAGACTGACGGTACAACTGGGCGCGCGCCGGCCGGCGGACCTGAGTGTCAGGCTGCTGGACCGTGCCGGAAGAGTTGTACGTGAGTTCGCCGTCCCGGGCAACGGACCGCAGCAGGTCGTCTGGGATGGAACTGACCGGCTCGGCAGAGGCGTGAGCCCGGGCGTGTACTTCTGTCAGGTCTCGGGCGGCGGCAAGAGCGTTACGAAGCCGGTCGTCTATCTGGGGGCAAGATGAAGCGGCTGGAACAGGTCGAGGTTAAGGCTAAGGTCGAGGTTAGGGTTAAGGTCAAGGTCAGGAGAGGACACGAGTCTCGACCGCAGCCTATAATCGTCAGTCTCGCATTACTCTTGTTCCTGCCCGCGATGCTCCTGGCCGGCGGACCGGACCGTGGCGGCTACCGGTGGATTGATTCGGATACGACCGGTGGGCCGACATTCAATTGGGTAGATATCACCGGCAGCGGCACACGGATTCCGCTTGCCGACGATGACAATCAGGGACCGTTCGCGCTGGGCTTCTCGCTCAACTTCTACGGCACCTCGCGCGACTCGATTCGCGTCTGCTCCAACGGTTGGCTCAGTTTCATATCGCAGAGCCACCAGTTCCATCCCGAACCGATTCCCGACACGCGGGACCCGAACAGCCTGATTGCTCCCCTGTGGGCCGACCTCGACCCCTCTCAGGGCGGCTCGGTCTACTACCTTGCGGATACCGCGCACGGTCGCTTCATAGTCTCATGGATGGATGTGCCCTCCCACGGCTCCGGCGGCAGCGACAGTTTCACGTTCCAGGTCGTGCTCGACACGAGCGGGGGTATTGTGTTTCAGTACCTGCGGCTGCCCGCACCACTCCGGCTCGGCACCGACTCCTGCTCGGTTGGGATTGAGAACGATTCCGGTCAGGTCGGGCTTGAGTATCTTTACAACGACTCGCCGGCTGAGAACGAGTTGCACGACAGCCTTGCCGTGAGGTTCTATCGCCTGCATCTTGATGCCTGCCCCGTGGCGGTCCTGCGGCCCGTGGGATCGGTTCTGGCCGCGGACAGCATCCGGCCGCTTGTCGATGTCCGGAACACGGGTTTGGACAGCGCGACGTTCCCGGCCATTCTCAAGATCGGCGGCGGCTACCAGGAGACTCTGACGGTCTCCGGTCTGGCGCCGCTTACCGACAAGATGCTTCAATTTCCGGCCTGGATGCCGGGCGCCGACACCTACGCGCTCGAGTTGGTCACTTCACTCGGGGGAGACCAGTCACGGGCCAACGACACCCTGCGGACGGAGGTTGCCGCTTCGTACATCGGTGAACTTAGATATGAGAACGGCGAACGGGATACGTGGTACATGAAGAACGGCTCGCCCACACACGCCTGGGCCGGAGCGGTCCGGTTCTCGGTGCCCTACAGCCACTACCGGCTGCTCAAGGCCAGGGTTTATGTCGACGATACGACGCCGTTCAGCAGCGTCATGGTCTGCCCGGACAGCAGCGGCGCGCCGCAGTGTTCCAGCCCGTACGTTCTGGTCGATTCGGTCGCGGCGAGCCAGCCGGATACATGGCTTGAGGTAGCCGCCGACACCGAGGTGGCCACGGGCGGAGACGTCTGGCTGCTTGCATTCTGGCAACCGCATGCAACCGAGCCGCAGATCGGCGAGGACCGGCATCCGCCGATTGACGGGCGGTCGTACTTCGGCTCGCCGACCGCAAGCTGGTTCACCTATTCGAGCGGCGACATCATGGCACGGCTGCGGATTGACGGCCGGACCGGTATCAGCGAAATCGGCCGGGTCGAACTGCCGCGGCTGTCGGTCAGTCCGAACCCGTTCAGCCGCGCCACGGTCGTCTGCCTTCGGGGACTGGTATCGCCCCGGTCGACGGTGCGGATACTTGACGTGACCGGCCGGAGCATTCGCGATCTGTCCCTGTCCGATGCCGGGATCGCGTCCTGGGACGGCCGGGATGAGAAGGGGCGACGGCTGCCGGCCGGAGCGTACTTCGTCGAGGCGCGGGCCGGGGCCGGGCGACAGGTCGCGCGCGCGCTGTTCGTTCGCTAGCCGGGCATTCGTCCGGATGCTGACAGGGCGGCATGATGCCGCCCTGTCCTTCATTTCGGCCGGGCTGACGGCGAGTTCCGTCTGAGGCGCAGATTTGACAGTGCTGCCACCTCGGATAAGATTTGCGGTCAGCAACCCTTGAACATCATGCCATTCAACCAAAGGAGTTCCGGCCATGCGTAAGATAGTCGAGTGCGTGCCCAATTTCAGCGAAGGCCGCCGGCCCGACGTAATTGAGAGAATTGTGAATGTCATCAAGTCGGTCAACGGCGTGGCGATGCTCGACCAGGAGATGGACGGCGACCACAACCGCGCCGTCATCAGCTTCGTCGGCGAACCGGAAGCGGTTCTCGATGCCGCGTTCAAGGCGGTCAAAACCGCGGCCGAGCTGATTGACCTGAACAAGCACCAGGGCGAGCACCCGCGCATCGGCGCTACCGACGTGGTCCCGTTCGTTCCGATTTCGGGCGCCACCGTGGAAGAGTGCATCGAGATGGCCAAGCGGCTGGCCAAGAGGATCGCCGACGAGTTGTCGATACCGACCTATCTGTACGAGTTGGCCGCGACCCGGCCGGACCGGGTGGACCTTGCCCAGATAAGGCGCGGGGAGTTCGAAGGTCTGCGCGAGGCCATCCGCACCGACCCGGAGCGTGCGCCGGACTTCGGCCGGCCGGAACTCCACTCAACCGCCGGCGCGACCGTGGTCGGGGTGCGCGCGCCGCTCATCGCGTACAACGTGAATCTGGCAACGACCGACCTGAAGATTGCCGAGCGCGTCGCCAAGGCAATCCGGTTCCGCGATGGCGGGTTCAGATTCGCCAAGGCGCTGGGATTCGAGGTCAAGGAGAAGGGTTGCGTCCAGGTCTCCATCAACATGACCGACTACACCAAGACCCCGCTGTACCGCGTGTTTGAGACGGTCAGGCGCGAGGCGGCGCGGTGGGGCGTGAACGTGATCGAGTCGGAGATCGTCGGCCTGGTGCCGCAAGGCGCGTTGAATGCGAGCGCGCGGTACTTTCTCCAGCTCAACGGCTTCAAGAAGGATCAGATTCTCGAGAACCGGTTGGTTCCGGCCAAGGGCCTGCCTGATTTTCTCAACGACCTCGCTTCTTCCGCGCCGACACCCGGCGGCGGCTCGGCGGCGGCACTGAACGGTGCCATCGGCGTGGCGCTGATGACCATGGTCGCGAACCTGACCGCGGGCAAGAAGGGCTACGAGGAGTTCTCGGACGAGCTGTCGGCCGTGCGCGACCGGCTGCTGCCGCTGCGCGAGCGATTCGTGTCGCTCATCGACGAAGACGCCGAGTCGTTCAAGAAGGTGATGGCTGCCTACAAGCTGCCGAAGATGACGGAGGCGGAGAAACAGAAGCGGGGTCTGGCAATCAGCGAGACCCTGAAGGTCGCCGCGGAAACTCCCTTCCGGACGATGAAGCTGGCACTGGACGTGCTGAAGCAGTGCCGGCCGATCGTCGAATACGGCAACAAGAGCTCGATTACCGACGCCGGCGTCGGGACGATGAACCTCGACGCCTGCTTCCGTGGCGCTCGGCTCAACGTGCTGACCAATCTGAACGGCATCAAGGATGAGGAATGGGTCGCGGCAAAGCGGCAGACGATGGACGGGATGGCGTCGGAGATGGAAGCGCTGGTCAAAGAATATGGCGAAACGGTCGCACGCCGGATGGCGTGACGACCGAATGACCAGTGACCAGGTTCCAGTTTCCAGTCCCTCACCCTCGCCCTCTCCCAGAGGGAGAGGGAAGGGGTAAGGGTGGCATCGGGCATTCGGGTTTGATTGGGCACTGGTAAATGGTAATTGGACATTGGCAAGTGTCAGTCTGCAGTCTGAGTTGATAAGTCCCTGATGGCGCACAACCAGCAGGAAGACGCGACGGGACCTGGCCGCGTCGATCTTCACGCCCATACAGTCTTCTCCGACGGGCTGTTCACGCCGGAGGAGCTGGTTGCGGAAGCGGCTCGGCTCAAGCTGACCGCGGTCGCGATTACCGACCACGACGCGGTCGGGGGCATCGACCGCGCCATCTCTGCCGGTAGACAGTCGCAGCTCGAAGTCGTGCCCGGCGTGGAGATGAGCTGCAATACCAACGGGGTCGACGTGCACGTCCTTGGTTACTACATCGACTGCCAGAAGCCGGCGGTGCAGGAGTTCTTCATTATGGTGCGGCAGAAGCGAGCCGAGCGGGCCGAGAAGATGGTGGCGAAGATGCAGGAGCTGGGCGTCAACATCTCGATCGAGCAGGTGCGCGCGGCGGCGCAGGGCGCGGCGACCGGCCGGCCCCACGTGGCCCAGGCTTTGGTCGCAGCCGGCGCGGTTCGCACTATCGAAGAAGCCTTCCAGCGTTACATCGGGTACGATGGGCCTGCTTACTTTCCGAAGATGCAGCTAGCACCCCAAGAGGCGATGGACTTCATCCATCGGAACGGCGGTGTGGCGGTCGTAGCGCATCCGGGAACGTACCACAATGACGGTGCCGTCTACGCGGCGATTGCGGCGGGCGCCGACGGTATTGAGGTCTGGCACCCGGACCACGGGCCCCGTAACGTTGACCACTACCGGGAAATCGCGACCAAGAACGGCCTGTTGATGACCGGCGGCTCGGACTGCCACGGCGGCAGGAAGCAGGGCAAGGTCTTCCTCGGTTCCGTCACCGTCCCGTACTCCTGTCTTCAGGCGGTCAAGAACCTCAGAGACAAACGCCGCAGCTAGGGCCAAGGACCAAGGACAAAACAATACGGAAAGGACAAAGAGGGGAAAGTCCGGCCTTGGTGCTTACTACTTGCTTTGTCCTTTGTACTTAGTCCTTCACACTTGCTGCGCAAGAAGGGTGCTTCTTGCGGCTTCGCTGCTGTGTAGCGTCGGGCTCGCGCAACTCCAGATAGCAAGATTGAAGTATGATGGCGGCGGAGACTGGTACAACGATCCGGAAGTGGTCCCCAATCTGGCCAAGGAAATCAACTCCCGTACCAACATGCGCGTGTCATCCGACGAGGCGCAGGTAAGCCTGCTCGACGAGAAGCTGTACCAGTACCCCTTCTTGTACATGACCGGGCACGGTAACATCAGCTTCAGCGACGAAGAGGTGAAGCGACTGCGCGAGTATCTGGAAAACGGCGGCTTCGTGTACGCGGACGATGACTACGGGATGGACGAGGCGTTCCGCCGCGAGATGGCGCGAGTATTCCCAAACAACCAGCTGGTCGAGCTGCCCTTCGACCATCCGATCTACCATCAGGTCTATGACTTCAAGAACGGGCCGCCTCAGATTCACATACACTACGAAGGTCGTCCGC
This genomic interval carries:
- a CDS encoding T9SS type A sorting domain-containing protein; the encoded protein is MFQRTYGGSADDICSQAVQTADGGYIMVGMTESFGAGNDKCYVIKTDPRGDTLWTRVFGGPYLDDGNSISQTTDGGYIMVGDTGTGMGSSDVWLMRTDANGGILWTRVYAVGYAASVEQTADGGYVAAGRTAPFGTSGDVLLIKTDDKGETLWTRAYGGGGDDDGKCVQQTTDGGYVVAGTTTSFGAGEHCVWLIKTDSMGDTLWTRTFGEDSLDFGGSVQQTDDGGYFLAGYKWPWSSDSASFYLVKTNSVGDTLWTKTIGGPGGFAEGMCGRRVEDGGYIVVGACGTGLPDVYLVRTDANGDTLWTRTFGGPDFDDGYSVQQTSDQGYIIGGQTYSLGAGRSDFYLVKTDENGNLAVAEPKASPPLRPVLSVTCEPNPFRSSTVLHLTAGPLDHSVTQLRVHDVQGRLVRTLTVNRSPQVVWDGRDNSGRTLPSGTYLVCCTVAGKSAAARVILQR
- a CDS encoding FlgD immunoglobulin-like domain containing protein translates to MRSMTWFVAAAVLLLLLAGSVTPTLAETWYYAHKGGELVGAPPGSAYYLGGVIVISGGDSLVSAPDGYTRVTLDELRAMGLAAPVEDSGYEIDTSPGGPEDGEESCWQYPDYFQTMWDGGEPTVYASSGSTRISLPAQASGSVPASLRIYDVQGRLVRTLGVSRKSQAIWDGRDRGGRLLPSGTYLVRCDAAGTHATTRLILSR
- a CDS encoding nidogen-like domain-containing protein, which gives rise to MKRLEQVEVKAKVEVRVKVKVRRGHESRPQPIIVSLALLLFLPAMLLAGGPDRGGYRWIDSDTTGGPTFNWVDITGSGTRIPLADDDNQGPFALGFSLNFYGTSRDSIRVCSNGWLSFISQSHQFHPEPIPDTRDPNSLIAPLWADLDPSQGGSVYYLADTAHGRFIVSWMDVPSHGSGGSDSFTFQVVLDTSGGIVFQYLRLPAPLRLGTDSCSVGIENDSGQVGLEYLYNDSPAENELHDSLAVRFYRLHLDACPVAVLRPVGSVLAADSIRPLVDVRNTGLDSATFPAILKIGGGYQETLTVSGLAPLTDKMLQFPAWMPGADTYALELVTSLGGDQSRANDTLRTEVAASYIGELRYENGERDTWYMKNGSPTHAWAGAVRFSVPYSHYRLLKARVYVDDTTPFSSVMVCPDSSGAPQCSSPYVLVDSVAASQPDTWLEVAADTEVATGGDVWLLAFWQPHATEPQIGEDRHPPIDGRSYFGSPTASWFTYSSGDIMARLRIDGRTGISEIGRVELPRLSVSPNPFSRATVVCLRGLVSPRSTVRILDVTGRSIRDLSLSDAGIASWDGRDEKGRRLPAGAYFVEARAGAGRQVARALFVR
- the ftcD gene encoding glutamate formimidoyltransferase, with the protein product MRKIVECVPNFSEGRRPDVIERIVNVIKSVNGVAMLDQEMDGDHNRAVISFVGEPEAVLDAAFKAVKTAAELIDLNKHQGEHPRIGATDVVPFVPISGATVEECIEMAKRLAKRIADELSIPTYLYELAATRPDRVDLAQIRRGEFEGLREAIRTDPERAPDFGRPELHSTAGATVVGVRAPLIAYNVNLATTDLKIAERVAKAIRFRDGGFRFAKALGFEVKEKGCVQVSINMTDYTKTPLYRVFETVRREAARWGVNVIESEIVGLVPQGALNASARYFLQLNGFKKDQILENRLVPAKGLPDFLNDLASSAPTPGGGSAAALNGAIGVALMTMVANLTAGKKGYEEFSDELSAVRDRLLPLRERFVSLIDEDAESFKKVMAAYKLPKMTEAEKQKRGLAISETLKVAAETPFRTMKLALDVLKQCRPIVEYGNKSSITDAGVGTMNLDACFRGARLNVLTNLNGIKDEEWVAAKRQTMDGMASEMEALVKEYGETVARRMA
- a CDS encoding PHP domain-containing protein; protein product: MAHNQQEDATGPGRVDLHAHTVFSDGLFTPEELVAEAARLKLTAVAITDHDAVGGIDRAISAGRQSQLEVVPGVEMSCNTNGVDVHVLGYYIDCQKPAVQEFFIMVRQKRAERAEKMVAKMQELGVNISIEQVRAAAQGAATGRPHVAQALVAAGAVRTIEEAFQRYIGYDGPAYFPKMQLAPQEAMDFIHRNGGVAVVAHPGTYHNDGAVYAAIAAGADGIEVWHPDHGPRNVDHYREIATKNGLLMTGGSDCHGGRKQGKVFLGSVTVPYSCLQAVKNLRDKRRS
- a CDS encoding DUF4159 domain-containing protein is translated as MLLAASLLCSVGLAQLQIARLKYDGGGDWYNDPEVVPNLAKEINSRTNMRVSSDEAQVSLLDEKLYQYPFLYMTGHGNISFSDEEVKRLREYLENGGFVYADDDYGMDEAFRREMARVFPNNQLVELPFDHPIYHQVYDFKNGPPQIHIHYEGRPPQGFGIFVNGRMVVYYTYNSNVSDGWTAAHDDPPEVREQAFRMGINIVSYFLTH